A single genomic interval of Helianthus annuus cultivar XRQ/B chromosome 13, HanXRQr2.0-SUNRISE, whole genome shotgun sequence harbors:
- the LOC110898660 gene encoding protein BUNDLE SHEATH DEFECTIVE 2, chloroplastic, whose product MATLPHPPLPSFCSSITSINFNPTQHISISDPHKTLLSAVSSYSKLHLIHPQKLNLDPILLYSSGFKPPLDTQTFLATISVLVAISLSLFLGLKGDPVPCEKCAGNGGTKCVFCNDGRMKMETGSVECKVCKGAGLILCKKCAGSGYSKRL is encoded by the exons ATGGCTACACTTCCTCATCCTCCATTGCCATCTTTCTGCTCCTCAATAACCTCCATTAACTTCAACCCCACACAACACATCTCCATTTCAGACCCTCACAAGACCCTTTTGTCTGCTGTTTCTTCTTACTCCAAACTCCATTTAATCCACCCACAAAAACTCAATCTTGATCCCATTTTGTTATACTCAAGTGGCTTCAAACCCCCTCTTGATACTCAAACATTTCTTGCTACAATTAGTGTTTTGGTTGCTATTTCTCTATCTCTGTTTCTTGGTCTCAAG GGGGATCCTGTTCCTTGTGAGAAATGTGCTGGAAatg GTGGCACCAAGTGTGTTTTCTGTAACGATGGGAGGATGAAAATGGAAACGGGTTCGGTTGAGTGTAAAGTATGCAAGGGTGCAG GATTGATACTCTGCAAGAAGTGTGCAGGCTCCGGATATTCAAAACGCTTATGA
- the LOC110901301 gene encoding uncharacterized protein LOC110901301: protein MSNCVLNPTVPDRLFWRTRSGREVDFSASVVWDDIRVVRDEVPWTGMVWFSQAIPRHSFFMWLLVNKKLKTQDVMRSWCVSGNANFNLLCCLLCTAGPDSHEHLFFECQYASQVWNGIKGKAGMDTVHNSWDSIYDHLERYAKSTSARHIIGKLVVSAAAYFVWQERNQRLFSSRKRNAIKLIEVILATVRLKLQSMRFKRTNQIHGILQEWSLPRGLLMEDDDCG, encoded by the coding sequence ATGTCAAACTGTGTTTTAAATCCAACGGTGCCGGATAGACTTTTTTGGCGGACCAGATCTGGTAGAGAGGTTGATTTTAGTGCGTCTGTGGTTTGGGATGATATTCGAGTGGTGCGTGATGAAGTTCCTTGGACGGGTATGGTTTGGTTTTCTCAAGCGATCCCTCGCCATTCGTTCTTCATGTGGTTACTGGTAAACAAGAAGTTAAAAACTCAAGATGTGATGAGATCATGGTGCGTGTCGGGCAATGCTAATTTTAACCTTCTATGTTGTTTGCTGTGTACGGCTGGCCCGGATTCTCACGAGCACTTGTTTTTCGAGTGCCAATATGCATCGCAGGTTTGGAATGGTATTAAAGGAAAAGCTGGTATGGATACGGTTCATAACTCTTGGGATAGTATCTATGATCACCTTGAACGGTATGCTAAATCAACGTCTGCCCGTCACATTATTGGGAAGCTTGTGGTTAGTGCAGCGGCGTATTTTGTGTGGCAGGAGAGGAACCAACGTCTTTTCTCATCTAGGaaaaggaatgcaatcaagcttATTGAGGTGATTTTAGCAACGGTTCGGTTGAAACTGCAGTCTATGCGATTCAAGAGGACTAACCAGATTCATGGGATTCTTCAGGAATGGAGCTTGCCTCGCGGGTTGCTGATGGAAGATGATGACTGTGGTTAA
- the LOC110898656 gene encoding dirigent protein 22 — MATFLLPFTLSLLTTLSLTSPATGTTPKTSNPNPIKLGTEKLSHFQFYWNDIQSGPNPTSISIVKPPPTTTSATGFGTVNMIDNPLTDKPDNNSQILGRAQGFYGLSSQEEIGLLMAMNFVFTTGRYNGSTLTVLGRNAVLQKVREMPVIGGTGLFRFARGYVQASTYTLNMQTRDAIVKYNVYVLHY; from the coding sequence ATGGCCACCTTTCTCCTCCCCTTTACTCTCTCACTCCTCACCACTCTCTCACTAACTTCTCCGGCCACCGGAACCACCCCGAAAACCTCCAACCCAAACCCAATCAAGCTCGGAACCGAAAAACTCAGCCACTTCCAATTCTACTGGAATGACATCCAAAGCGGACCCAACCCAACTTCCATTAGCATTGTCaaaccaccaccaaccaccacctcaGCCACCGGGTTTGGCACCGTAAACATGATCGACAACCCGTTAACCGACAAACCCGATAACAACTCGCAGATTCTAGGGCGAGCACAAGGGTTTTATGGGCTGTCTTCCCAAGAGGAAATAGGGTTGTTGATGGCTATGAATTTTGTGTTTACGACCGGGCGGTATAACGGCAGTACGTTGACAGTGTTGGGGCGGAATGCGGTGTTGCAGAAGGTGAGGGAGATGCCGGTGATTGGTGGTACTGGGCTTTTCCGGTTTGCTAGAGGGTATGTTCAGGCGAGTACGTATACACTCAACATGCAAACTAGGGATGCTATTGTTAAGTATAATGTTTATGTTCTGCATTATTGA